The Aeromonas jandaei genomic interval GCCAGAAAGTGGTGCTCGGATTTGGTCAGCCGCAGGGAGCCGGCGAGGCGCAGTTGCTCCTCGATCTGCCCCATCATGGGCAGCAGGTCCTCTTCGTTGCGGCTGTGGAATTCAGCCACCACCTCGGCATCCGGATAGCGATGAAACACCGCTTGCTGCATGTGCAGCTTGTAGGCATCGGTGTCGAGCAGGCTGGTTAGGATAGGGGGCATATCAGGCGTCCAGCAGGCGTTGAACATCGGTCAGGGTCTGGGCCAGTTCGGCGCCAGCCTCGATCATCTGGGTGTGGGCGCTGGCAATCGTCTCGGGTGCGATGCCACGGCAGGCATCGAGGTGGACGATCACCCGGAAACCGGCGCGGCGCAGTTGCAGCACGCTGGTCTTGACGCAGTAGTCGGTGGCGAGGCCGCCGACCAGCACAGTGGTGACACCATGGGCTTGCAGGAATTCGATGAGGCCGGTGCTGCGGCGCTCGGCCAGATCGTGGAAACAGGTGCCATAGGGGTGCAGATCCGGCTCGACTCCCTTCCAGATGAAGAAGTCGTAATCGATAGGGGCGGGCAGGCCATCGAGCAGCTCGAATCCCTTGCTGCCGGGGA includes:
- a CDS encoding nicotinamidase; protein product: MGTVASLDIDAQKGFTPLCPNELPVAGGDDIVAALNAQATLASLRIGSKDAHPANAVWVASEPATMLQPLDFPNADLTWPVHCVPGSKGFELLDGLPAPIDYDFFIWKGVEPDLHPYGTCFHDLAERRSTGLIEFLQAHGVTTVLVGGLATDYCVKTSVLQLRRAGFRVIVHLDACRGIAPETIASAHTQMIEAGAELAQTLTDVQRLLDA